The DNA segment ACTTCTACATGATTTTCCAACCCGGCACCCTGCAGGGCTTGCCCACCACCTACCTGACCAGCTTCTACCTGGCAGCGGGTCACGACCAGGAAGTGGTCGCCCTGTCCCGGGCGTTCCCGGCCGCGACCATTCTTCAGGTCGACGCGCTGCTCGAGCAGTTGCGCAGCATCCTGGCGCAGGTGACCTTGGCGGTGGAGTATGTGCTGTTGTTCGTGTTGGCGGCGGGCCTGGCAGTGCTGTTCGCCGGGCTGCAGGCAACCTTGGATGAGCGCATTCACCAAGGCGCCTTGCTGCGCGCGCTGGGTGCGCCCAGGCCCTTGCTGGTCAGGACCCGGCGCATCGAGTTCGGCTTGCTGGGGGCGGCCAGCGGCGTGCTGGCGGCGCTGGGTTGCGAGCTGATCAGCTGGGCGCTGTATCGCTATGCGTTCGACCTGCCGTGGAGTCCGCATCCATGGCTGCTGGCATTACCGCTGGTGGGTGCATTGCTGGTGGCGGGTGCTGGGGTGTTTGGCACCCGGCGTGCGCTCAATGCCAGTCCTTTGGCGGTTTTGCGCGACACTTGAGCTCAACGCAAATGTGAACTGGGGCTGCTTTGTGGCCCCAGTCTTGGAAGCTTCAGTTATTCAGGCATCCGCCTGTACAGCCGGATAACTGATGCTGTTGACATACCAGGTAGCATCCCCCGTCGGCGTCTTGACCACCACCTCGTCACCCTCCTCCTTCTTGAGCAACGCGCGGGCCATGGGCGAATCGATCGAAATGTAGTCGTTGCGCCCATAGATCTCGTCATAACCGACGATGCGAAACTTCAGGGTCTCGCCATCATCGTTTTCGATTTCCACCCAAGCGCCAAAAAACACCTTGCCTTCCTGTTCCGGGGAATAGGCAACCACTTTGACATCTTCAAGACGCTTGCGCAGGTAACGTACGCGACGATCAATCTCGCGCAAGAGCTTCTTGTTGTACTGGTAATCGGCGTTTTCACTGCGATCGCCCAGCGACGCTGCCCAGGCAACCTTCTGGGTAATTTCCGGCCGGTAGACCCGCCACAGATGGTCGAGCTCTTGCTTGAGCGCCTGATGACCTTCGGTGGTGATGATGTTGGTGCTCAAACGGCATTCTCCTCAACGCCTGTGCGTGCCGACGTAGTGAGGCCGAGCTTAACCAAAAACGCCCGGCGCTGACATGCTACTCAACGACGGGTAATCAGGCCTTGGCGTGCGATGCGGGTGAGATGGCCGATAACCTCGGCTGCGTCTTCGGCTGCCGGCGACTGGATCACCGCGAGGTCAAAGCGATCGCTGCCGTACTGTTCGAGCAAGCCGCAGGTTTCAGCGAACTGGATGAGGAAAGCGCGGGCTTGGCCCTTGCGTCGCGAGAAACCATCAAGGTGACGCAACAAGGTAGGCTGATGCTGGCCACCGAGCAGGATGCGCGGTGTGCGAGAAGCCTGGCTGGCAGGCAGGGGGGTCAGGCAGACACTGGTACGTGGACAACTCATGGAGTATTTCTCCGCCTCGCAAATCCCGCTGGGCAGCGGTGGGAGGCGTCACCGAACCAGCGCTTTAGCGGTATTTCGGATGACCCGGCTGGGGGCCTCTCCTGCGCCCCGCAAGTAGCTGTTTAAATCGGCGCAAGCGGTATCCTAGAGAGTGAAACGACAAGCTGCAAGTAGACTTTACTCGCAGCTTGAGGGATGCGCTTTACAGCGTTGTGTCAGCGGGCGATCAGGCGGTCCAGGGAGAAGCGACCGGCACCTTCGATCAGCACGGCCACGGTGCCTGCCATCAGCGCCAGGGCGAACTCGTAGCCGTTGTTGGACATGAACAGGCCGTTGCCGATGTGCACCGAGAAGATCGCCACCACCAGGGTCACCGTCAGTGCCAGGGCAGCTGGGCGCACCAGCAGGCCAATCAGCAGTGCCAGACCACCGAAGAACTCGGCGCTACCCGACAACAGGGCCATCAGGTAACCCGGGGCCAGGCCGATGCTTTCCATCCACTGCCCGGTGCCTTCCAGGCCGTAGCCACCGAACAGGCCGAACAATTTCTGTGCGCCGTGGGCCATGAAGATCAGACCGACCAGGATGCGGATAACGCTCAAGCCAGCGCCAGCGCGGGTGACGAACAGCGAGTTGAGGGTGTTGGAGTTCATTTCAAGTCTTCCTTAGGGCACGCAATGTTGTGTTGGGATGGGCGCCATCTTAATCAAATTAACCAATAGTAAAATCGCATAATATGCGTGATTAATATCGTATATTTCGATTTATTAACGCTTTGCCACACGCTCTAGCGCAGCCCGCTCACGATTGAAGGCCAGGAAGTACTTGTTGACGCTGTTGACGAAATTGACCGGCCCCATGCCCACCTGCTCCATGGCGATGCGTTCGGTCTGGAAGAACCACTGGTTGCCATTGAGCCCGCGCCGACGCGCTTCGGCACGCATCGCCTGCACCCGCTCCGGGCCCAGGTTGTAAGCCGCCAGGATGAACGCCATGCGCTCGCGCTCGTTAAGCTTGGGGCTGGCGAAGAACTTGCGCCGGATCAACGCCAGGTAGCGGGCGCTGGCCTGGACATTGCCATCGACGGTGGTGGTGTTACTGACCCCGACCCGTTGCGCGGCCGACGGCGTGATCTGCATCAATCCATGAGCGCCGCCCATACCTCGTGCGGCGGGATTGAGGGTGGACTCCTTGAACGCCAGCGCAGCCAGGTTGAGCCAGTCGATCTGTTGCGCCTGCCCATGCTTTTGCAGCACCGCCCGCAGCGTCTGCAATTGCTGGCGATCTTTGCGCGCCAATGGGTTGTGCACCCGGTACTGACGCCGATAAATGCGCTCGAACGCGGCGTCCTGGTTGTCTGGGGCGCGGTAACCCGCCAGGAAGCGGTCGACCGTGGCCAGCAACAGATGCGCATCGCGACCGACATACCAGCGCATGGCCTGGGGTTCGCCGAGCTTCAAGCGAGTGTCAACACGCAGCCGCGGCATCACGCGCGCCCAGCGCTGGGCAATGGGCCGCTCCACCACTGTCAGGTGATAGATGCCGGCCTGGACCATCTCCAACACGTCCTCGATGGCCAAGGTCGGATCGACCCACTCGATCTTGATCGGCGCGCGTTTGCGCAGCGCCAACTGCTCGTTGATGTCCTGAATCAGCGCTCCGGCAGCACTGGCGGTGGTCAGCGCGACGGTCCGCCCGGACAGCTGCTCGACCCGGCTGAAACTGCGTTCGCCCTTGCGCCCGACCAGCAGCAATGGCACCTGGTCGAGCACCGGGGCGCTGGTGCTGACACCGCGCACCAGGCCCGGATCGAGTAGTTCGCCGGGAGCGGCGAGATCACCTTCACCTCGGGCCAAGGCGCCGAGTAACTGCTCCTTGGCCCGCGGAATCAGTTTGACCTGGATCAGCTGCCCTTCCCTTTCGCGGCCATTGAGGTAGTGCTCCAGCGCCCTGAGCCGGTGATATTCGATACCGACCGGCTCGCCCTTGACCTCGCCAGAGCTATTGCGGCTCTGATTGACCAGCACCCGCAGCACCTTGGTTGCGCGCACCTGGGCCAAATCACGAGGCTGATTGCTGGTTGCAGTCTGCTGCGGCCCTGGCAAGCGTGCGCTGGCCGCCCCAGGCAGGAGCAAGCCAATCATCAGCAGTAGGGTCAGCAAGGGTCGCTGCATGCGAAAACGTGTCCGAGGGCTGTGGGCTGAAACCATCAAGGCCGGTGCGTCCGTGACAAATGACGCTAGAAGACCATGGCAACAGCTTGAAGTTCTTGGCTTTTTCCTGAAATACCCGGTTTTTGCTATGCTGGCCGGCCCGCGGCACGAGGTAGCACCATGCAACTGATCGATATCGGCGTCAACCTGACCAACAGCAGCTTCCACGACCAACAGGCGGATATCGTCGAACGGGCCGTGCAAGCGGGCGTGGTGCAAATGGTCGTGACCGGCACCAGCCTTGCGGTCAGCGAACAGGCCCTGGAGCTGTGCCAGCAACTCGATGAGCACGGGCAGCGGCTGTTCTCGACCGCAGGTGTCCACCCGCACGACGCCAAGAGCTGGGATGGCGCCAGTGAACGTCGCTTGCGCCAGTTGCTCGAACAACCTCGGGTCAAGGCCGTGGGCGAATGCGGCCTGGACTTCAACCGCGACTTCTCCCCTCGCCCGCTGCAGGAAAAAGCCCTGGAGGCGCAACTGAGCCTGGCCGCTGAACTGCAGCTGCCGGTATTCCTGCATGAGCGTGACGCCAGCGAGCGCCTGCTGGCCATTCTCAAGGACTATCGCGATCACCTGCCGGCCGCCGTGGTGCATTGTTTCACCGGTGAGCGTGAGGCGCTGTTCGCCTATCTGGACATGGACCTGCACATCGGCATCACCGGCTGGATCTGCGATGAGCGCCGCGGTACTCATCTGCATCCGCTGGTGGGCAATATTGCCCAAGGGCGACTGATGCTGGAAAGTGACGCGCCCTATCTGTTGCCACGCAGCTTGCGGCCCAAACCAAAAAATGGCCGCAACGAACCGGCGTTCTTGCCCCAGGTGCTACACGAGGTGGCCTTGCATCGGGGCGAAGCGCCAGAGCACACGGCTCGGCATACTAGCGAATGCGCCCGGCAGTTCTTCGATTTGCCTTGAAATCGAGTCGTTGTTTTCGCAGGCAAGCCCGCGAAAAGAGCACGGCGCAAATGACTGATTCCCCCTGAGCTTTCTTGACGCACATCAAGACCCATACTGAGCCGCTCGGACACAATGATGGCACCTTGCCAATACTGTTTCCGCTCAACTCAGAGAAGACCTACGATGGGTGCCTGGCTTAGCAATATTTCCCTGAAGTACAAGTTCTGGGCCGTCAATGCGGTGGCCTTCGTCACAACCCTGTTGCTGGTGTTGTATGCCGTGCACCTGGAGCAACAGGCCCGGGCCGAGGGCGCACGCGCACAAGCGCAAGCCCAGGCGCAGCTGCTGGCAGCCTGGCCCAGCGCACAGCAACTGCCCAAGCAAAGCAACGTGATCAGCTGGCAGCCAGGGCAAACACCGAGCGTTGCCGGCGAACCCCTGCTGCTGCCCAAGGATGCCCAAGGCTGGGTCGAGCTGCCCAGCGCGTGGATCCTTGGCGACAATCCACTGCGCGGCGCCCAGGTTGTACGCCAGGGCGATCAGCAGCTGGCGGTACTGGCCCAGTCACCGAGCCTGCGCCAGGTGTTCTTCGACCGTTTCGGTAACTATGCGGTGTGCGTCGCCATCCTGATGCTGGCGATGCTCTGTGCCTCGCAATTGTTGATTCGCTTCCTGCTCAGCCAGCTCAACACCCTCAAGGATGTGATGCTGCATGTGGAGAAGACTGGCGACCTGTCGGCGCGGGTGCCACTGGCTTGTGGCGACGAGGTCGGGCAGATGGCCGGCGCCTTCAATGCCATGCAGTCGACCTATCACCGGGTGGTCAGCACTGTCGCCCGCACCGCTGCGCAGCTCGACTCCGGCGCGGCGCGCCTGGCGGCGAGCATGAACGAGGTGCGCCACGGCATGATCGGCCAACAGAGCGAGACCGATCAGGCGGCGACAGCGATCAACGAGATGTCGGCCACCGTGCATCATATCGCCCAGCACGCCGGCGCCACCCGTGACCTCTCGCAAACCGCCGATAGTTTGGCAGGCAGCGGCCAGGTTGTGGTCAGCCGGGTGCAGGATTCGATTTCCGGCCTGTCCAGCGGCGTGCAACAGACCGCCGAAATGATCCGCCAGTTGGCCGAAGACAGCCAGAAGATCAATGGCGTGGTTGGGGTGATTCACAGTATTGCCGAGCAGACCAATCTGCTGGCGCTCAATGCTGCGATTGAAGCCGCGCGGGCGGGCGACCTCGGTCGCGGCTTCGCGGTGGTCGCCGACGAGGTGCGCAACCTGGCCAAGCGCGTGCAAACCTCCACCGATGAAATCACCGGCATGGTCGCTGCGTTGCAATCGGGCACGCGTGATGCGGTGGAGTTCATGCAGGAGAGCTCGTACAAGGCCGACGACTGCGTCAAGCAGGCCCAGGAGGCTGGCGAGTCGCTGGCGGAAATCACCAGCGCCGTAGCCCAGATGCGTGAGAGCAATACCCAGATCGCGGTGGCCGCCGAGCAACAGAGCCAGGTCGCCGAAGAGATGAATCGGGCAGTGGTGAGCATTCGCGATGTGACCGAGCAAACCGTGCAGCAGACGGTCGGTTCGGCGACCACCAGCAGCGAACTGGCGACCCTCGCCGGAGAGCTCAGCAAGGCCATTGGCCAGCTCAAGCTATAGTCATCATAGCCAGCCTCGATTGGCCCCCTCGCGGGGGCCGCACTAAGCTTTGGACATGACCCTGAGGAATTGTCCATGAGCAAACGCCTGCCCAACCTGCCCGCCTGGCAATGGCGCGGCTACCACCACAATCATCGCCACCCGGCCAATCTGGTACTGCACCTGATTGCCGTGCCGCTGTTCATCCTCGGCGCCTTGCTGGTGCTGTCCGGGCTGTTCGGCCTGGATCTGGGGCAGATCGCTGTCGGCATCATCGCCCTGATCGCCGGGCTTGGGCTACAACGCCAAGGGCATCGCCTGGAAGCCGAGCAGCCAGAGCCTTTCGCCAATCGCAAGGACGCCGTGCAGCGCCTGCTCACCGAGCAATTCATCACCTTTCCCCGCTTCCTCTTGAGCGGCGCCTGGTGGCGGGCCTGGCGCGAACGGCACAAGCACCGGCGTTAAGCGAACACCGTGACCGTTTGCCGGCTTAGCGCCAGTAACTCACCCTCGGCGGTCCACAGCGCAGCCGAGGCGTGGCCGTAGCCATCCTTGGCGTGTTCGGTCTCGACGCAATAGCGGCACCAGTCGAGGGTCGACAGGGTCGGTGTCGGCTGGACGAACTCGATGGTCCAGGTCAACGTGCTGCCCGCAGCGGGCTGCTTGAGAAACGGCATCAAGCTCGGCGGCCAGGCATCCACCAGGGCCAGCAGATGCGATTCGTTGACCGGCCCCTGCTCAACATCGCGCAGGCGCACCCAGCCGCCCATTTGCCGCGAAGCGTTGCCGGTAAAAGGCAACCCGCCGATAGCCCAGCGCAACGCTACGTGGCGCATGAACTCCGGTGTGATGCCCTTGATATAAGGCAGCTCGGGCGCGCTCTGCTCGAGCGCTTTCATCTCTACGGCGGGCAGCGCCGTCACCTCGACCTCTGAGGCTCGTCCCGCACCGAAACTCCCCTGCACCAGCGTCACCACCTGGCCGTCTTACACCGCACGGCCAAGCAGGGTGCTGACGGCCTTGCCCTCACGCAGCAGCTCGACCTCGAAACTGATCGGCACGTCCGGCGCAGCAGGCCCGACGAAGGTGATGGCCAGGGAGCGAACCAGGCGCTCGTCGGTCAGCTTCGAGCGCATGGCTTGGTACACCAGCGCGGCCATCAGACCGCCAAACGCTGCCCGCCCCTGAGCCCAGTTGGCGGGCACGCACACCGATTCGGGGTGCTCGCGCACTGCAGTCAGCAATTGGGTGAAATTCATGATGCCCTCGGC comes from the Pseudomonas urmiensis genome and includes:
- a CDS encoding transglycosylase SLT domain-containing protein, which encodes MQRPLLTLLLMIGLLLPGAASARLPGPQQTATSNQPRDLAQVRATKVLRVLVNQSRNSSGEVKGEPVGIEYHRLRALEHYLNGREREGQLIQVKLIPRAKEQLLGALARGEGDLAAPGELLDPGLVRGVSTSAPVLDQVPLLLVGRKGERSFSRVEQLSGRTVALTTASAAGALIQDINEQLALRKRAPIKIEWVDPTLAIEDVLEMVQAGIYHLTVVERPIAQRWARVMPRLRVDTRLKLGEPQAMRWYVGRDAHLLLATVDRFLAGYRAPDNQDAAFERIYRRQYRVHNPLARKDRQQLQTLRAVLQKHGQAQQIDWLNLAALAFKESTLNPAARGMGGAHGLMQITPSAAQRVGVSNTTTVDGNVQASARYLALIRRKFFASPKLNERERMAFILAAYNLGPERVQAMRAEARRRGLNGNQWFFQTERIAMEQVGMGPVNFVNSVNKYFLAFNRERAALERVAKR
- a CDS encoding Mpo1-like protein is translated as MSKRLPNLPAWQWRGYHHNHRHPANLVLHLIAVPLFILGALLVLSGLFGLDLGQIAVGIIALIAGLGLQRQGHRLEAEQPEPFANRKDAVQRLLTEQFITFPRFLLSGAWWRAWRERHKHRR
- a CDS encoding methyl-accepting chemotaxis protein; this translates as MGAWLSNISLKYKFWAVNAVAFVTTLLLVLYAVHLEQQARAEGARAQAQAQAQLLAAWPSAQQLPKQSNVISWQPGQTPSVAGEPLLLPKDAQGWVELPSAWILGDNPLRGAQVVRQGDQQLAVLAQSPSLRQVFFDRFGNYAVCVAILMLAMLCASQLLIRFLLSQLNTLKDVMLHVEKTGDLSARVPLACGDEVGQMAGAFNAMQSTYHRVVSTVARTAAQLDSGAARLAASMNEVRHGMIGQQSETDQAATAINEMSATVHHIAQHAGATRDLSQTADSLAGSGQVVVSRVQDSISGLSSGVQQTAEMIRQLAEDSQKINGVVGVIHSIAEQTNLLALNAAIEAARAGDLGRGFAVVADEVRNLAKRVQTSTDEITGMVAALQSGTRDAVEFMQESSYKADDCVKQAQEAGESLAEITSAVAQMRESNTQIAVAAEQQSQVAEEMNRAVVSIRDVTEQTVQQTVGSATTSSELATLAGELSKAIGQLKL
- the greB gene encoding transcription elongation factor GreB; this encodes MSTNIITTEGHQALKQELDHLWRVYRPEITQKVAWAASLGDRSENADYQYNKKLLREIDRRVRYLRKRLEDVKVVAYSPEQEGKVFFGAWVEIENDDGETLKFRIVGYDEIYGRNDYISIDSPMARALLKKEEGDEVVVKTPTGDATWYVNSISYPAVQADA
- a CDS encoding TatD family hydrolase — its product is MQLIDIGVNLTNSSFHDQQADIVERAVQAGVVQMVVTGTSLAVSEQALELCQQLDEHGQRLFSTAGVHPHDAKSWDGASERRLRQLLEQPRVKAVGECGLDFNRDFSPRPLQEKALEAQLSLAAELQLPVFLHERDASERLLAILKDYRDHLPAAVVHCFTGEREALFAYLDMDLHIGITGWICDERRGTHLHPLVGNIAQGRLMLESDAPYLLPRSLRPKPKNGRNEPAFLPQVLHEVALHRGEAPEHTARHTSECARQFFDLP
- a CDS encoding DoxX family protein; the encoded protein is MNSNTLNSLFVTRAGAGLSVIRILVGLIFMAHGAQKLFGLFGGYGLEGTGQWMESIGLAPGYLMALLSGSAEFFGGLALLIGLLVRPAALALTVTLVVAIFSVHIGNGLFMSNNGYEFALALMAGTVAVLIEGAGRFSLDRLIAR